CGGAAATGTTGTCGAAATTGACGAACAAACAGGTTCTATTATGTTTGGCAGACATTTTAAGCAAGGTGATAAACCAATTGAAGCAAGCAAAAAAGTGACTGTTCAAAACAACGGTAAGGAAGAAAAATCCTTTAAAGTAGAAGTGGAGTATCACGGCGAGCGTACAGGCATTCAAGATGCAGTGAAGAATGGAATACAAGTTGAGGTACCGGCATCTCTTACAGTGGCAAGCGGACAATCACAGGAACTGCAGCCGAAAATTACGATTCCTTCTAGTGCAGCGAAAGGCAGATATGAAGGATATATCCATGTAACGAATGCGAACAATCCGGCCGAAACATATCAAATCCCATTCGCTGTCATGGTGACGGAAAAGGGATTTGAATATATAAAAACGAGTACACCATCTGTAACAAATAATACACCTTTCTGGGAACTTTTAAGCACTACGGTCCACGGAATAATGAAGTTGAATAGTCCGATGCAAACAATCGATGTGCTTGTCAAGGACAGTAAAACAGGAAAAGCTGTAGGTTTTATAGGAACAGCTGACACTAGTAGGTTACTAATAGACAGAGAAACCTTTCTTATAGGAGCATTCAAGGGTACTGTCTATCCATTTACAAATGATTCTTCCAAGCCGATTAGCGATCTTCCTGTGAAGCTTCCAGCAGGCGATTATATACTGGAAACGATTGGGCACGATGAGGAAGGGAAATCGTATGTTGTAGATAATCCGCTTATTGTGGACAATACAGCACCGGAAGTGAATATGGACAAAAAACCAGGTGTGATCGAGGTTAATGACTCTATGTTTACGGAAGAAGATGGACAGAAAGCAGTATGGCTGCATGGAACAGCTAAAGATGAGACAGTGGATGTATTGAAATCCAAAGGCTTGAACATTGATCAATCATCCAACATAATGGATTACTATGCAAACTCTGGAAGGGTAGGTGGAAGCTTCCCAATCCAAGCAAATGGAGATGTGAAATTCGGTATTGAGGCAAATGATATTGCAACAAAACCTTTACATTTGACTTTGAATACGTCTGATATTGCAACGACATTTAATAAGCAAAACTATGTCTTCGTAAAAGAAGGTACAGAGTATGCAACTTCTAGTTACGATAAGAAAGACGTGAAGATTGACGATACAGTTACGATGACACTTAGCCTCAATAATGTAAAGCAGCTTGTATCTGGAGAATTCCAAGTAGGGTTCAAGAACGATTTGTTTAAGTTTGAGAATGTGAAGCTGAACAATGCGGCAAACGAGTATGCAAAGGAAAATGGCCTGGAGGTATCGTTGCAAGAACCTGTGGTGACAGAAGGAACTTACACTAATACGGTGAAATTCGGCGCTTCCATGACAGGAAATGGATTCAGCGGTTTGGACGGGGATATGCCTTTTCTTGATGTCACGTTCAAAGTAGTAAGTGATGCATATTACGATAATGCTACCATATTTGATGTAAAGCAGGCGTCTTATATGAAAGCGGGACAAACAGCAGCTACTGCCATTTCTTATTTGAATACGGAAAGCTTTAACATTATTTCAACGCATTCGAGAGTACAGGGTTCCATCTTACCGGAAGCATTTTTGACAGCAGGCGGTTCTTTGAAAGCAGGAGATTATACAAAAATTGGTGCCCAAGTATATGTGATGTCCCCAAAAGGTAAAAAATATAAGGGAACAATTGATAATAGAGGATCCTACACGATTAAGGGTATCCCAGCTTCTAATGAAGCACACACAGTTGTTGTCGATGTTCCGGGGCATCTCAAAGTGATGAAGAAGTTCATTCCTGGATATTCTGTAAACGGTGAGATGCGCGGGCAACATTTTAGATTAGGTGGTAAAAGTCTTGCTGGTGACGTGAATGACGACAGCATGATTGATATCCACGATATTCAAAGTATCGTAGAGGCCTATGGTACGAATGATCCATCGATCGTGCCGCAAGATATCAATCAAGACGGCGTGGTGGACGAAACAGATATTCGTTTTGTCGAGAAAAACTTCTTAACGAAGGGACCGGATGCACCTGCTAAAAAGCAGCCAAAAGAATCACTAGGCAATGGGAAGAAAGATTTGGCATACTTCCTCCGTCTTGTAGGTCTTGAGCCGAAACAATAACAAGGGATGTTGATAGAAGGGGAGGAATGCAGAAGCATTTCTCCCTTTTTCCTTGGCTGAGAGGAAAAACTTTTTCTAAAGACACCGATAGCTATTCGTCACATATTATTAGATGTCATAGAATACTTGTCTATTCGATTGCATATGGTGTG
The DNA window shown above is from Neobacillus sp. WH10 and carries:
- a CDS encoding S8 family serine peptidase, with protein sequence MKRKKIRKILTGTLAVGMLLSQGTPYNVLAKSTYELNPVDHAEEILKSLSSEQRKALEQLDAKPNFTISPDIKTNSPELVKVIVEFEQVPAKIEVMKQAAKGTNLSSSAANEKVKESHKAFKEHVQSLKSQKNVSKYNAEDVNITREYTNAINGVAMTLPGVAVQELLQSGVVKRIFKDYEVKVEPPVKTKEAIDPKMADSIPQIGVDKLHAENITGKGIKVGVLDTGVDYNHPDLKDAYKGGYDFVDNDADPMETTYEDWIKAGKPEYPGLVYYTNHGTHVAGTIAAQKKNNADYAVKGVAPEVDLYSYRVLGPWGGGNTAGILAGIDKAIKDGMDVINMSLGAQTNDPLYATSVAVNNAMLSGVVTVVAAGNSGPNEKTLGSPGTAALGISVGASDVSMSIPTFSASVSNEKFENMQLLGKDFSDKLEDLQGQSLPIVFAGLGKPADFTGKDLNGKIALIQRGEITFDEKIKNAKNAGAKAVIVYNNVDGQIPAYLGEGVGIIPSFRLSKADGERLKALGEVSFKFETLSNTKTEGDHLADFSSRGPVNGNYDIKPDVVAPGVSIFSTAPEYINDPQDGIYYGNAYVRLSGTSMATPHVTGTAALILQQHPEYTPFDVKAALMNTSDDLNGKYSVYEVGSGRIDAYQAVHTDTSIKVLDKTKNIENGNVVEIDEQTGSIMFGRHFKQGDKPIEASKKVTVQNNGKEEKSFKVEVEYHGERTGIQDAVKNGIQVEVPASLTVASGQSQELQPKITIPSSAAKGRYEGYIHVTNANNPAETYQIPFAVMVTEKGFEYIKTSTPSVTNNTPFWELLSTTVHGIMKLNSPMQTIDVLVKDSKTGKAVGFIGTADTSRLLIDRETFLIGAFKGTVYPFTNDSSKPISDLPVKLPAGDYILETIGHDEEGKSYVVDNPLIVDNTAPEVNMDKKPGVIEVNDSMFTEEDGQKAVWLHGTAKDETVDVLKSKGLNIDQSSNIMDYYANSGRVGGSFPIQANGDVKFGIEANDIATKPLHLTLNTSDIATTFNKQNYVFVKEGTEYATSSYDKKDVKIDDTVTMTLSLNNVKQLVSGEFQVGFKNDLFKFENVKLNNAANEYAKENGLEVSLQEPVVTEGTYTNTVKFGASMTGNGFSGLDGDMPFLDVTFKVVSDAYYDNATIFDVKQASYMKAGQTAATAISYLNTESFNIISTHSRVQGSILPEAFLTAGGSLKAGDYTKIGAQVYVMSPKGKKYKGTIDNRGSYTIKGIPASNEAHTVVVDVPGHLKVMKKFIPGYSVNGEMRGQHFRLGGKSLAGDVNDDSMIDIHDIQSIVEAYGTNDPSIVPQDINQDGVVDETDIRFVEKNFLTKGPDAPAKKQPKESLGNGKKDLAYFLRLVGLEPKQ